Proteins encoded by one window of Streptomyces sp. NBC_01477:
- a CDS encoding GNAT family N-acetyltransferase produces MSDRREIAIVRWPGRTPPIEDGLAALLAAYHLRTEAEKGEPAADVAGLPDRYRGEITDPRTAFADDVVLVALLEDAAVGCLVLTSPAMGQSEIKRLWTDPDFRGQGIASALLGAALAHAAENGVDTIRLSVWEWRTGAIALYERLGFTVTQSWDERDQLVCMQRVA; encoded by the coding sequence ATGTCTGATCGTCGCGAGATCGCCATCGTCCGCTGGCCGGGCCGGACCCCTCCGATCGAGGACGGCCTGGCCGCCTTGCTGGCGGCCTACCACCTGCGGACGGAGGCGGAGAAGGGCGAACCGGCCGCCGATGTGGCGGGACTGCCGGATCGCTACCGGGGAGAAATCACCGACCCTCGGACCGCATTCGCCGACGATGTCGTGCTGGTGGCTCTCCTGGAGGACGCGGCTGTCGGCTGCCTGGTGCTGACTTCCCCGGCCATGGGGCAGTCGGAGATCAAGAGGCTCTGGACCGACCCTGATTTCCGTGGCCAGGGCATCGCGTCCGCCTTGCTCGGCGCCGCGCTCGCTCATGCCGCGGAAAACGGCGTGGACACCATCCGGCTCTCGGTGTGGGAATGGCGGACCGGGGCGATTGCCCTGTACGAACGACTCGGTTTCACCGTCACCCAGTCATGGGACGAGCGGGATCAACTGGTGTGCATGCAGCGCGTTGCATGA
- a CDS encoding TetR/AcrR family transcriptional regulator, producing the protein MSADERRESVIRAAMSEFAHGGYEGTSTEAIARRVGVSQPYLFRLFPNKQAMFLAASRNCMEGTRQLFVDAAADLAPDEKLAAMGNAYQQMIHDDPERLLMQMQTYVAVAAAEAVGDHAFGEAVRESWLGLWDTVQLELGADVDETTTFLAYGMLINTLVSLGFPAGHRVWAGFYESARPE; encoded by the coding sequence ATGAGCGCAGACGAGCGGCGCGAGAGCGTCATCCGTGCGGCGATGAGCGAGTTCGCCCACGGCGGTTACGAGGGCACCTCCACCGAGGCGATCGCCCGCCGGGTGGGCGTCTCGCAGCCGTACCTCTTCCGGCTCTTCCCGAACAAGCAGGCGATGTTCCTCGCGGCCTCCCGGAACTGCATGGAGGGTACCCGCCAGCTCTTCGTCGACGCCGCCGCCGACCTCGCGCCGGACGAGAAGCTCGCGGCGATGGGGAACGCGTATCAGCAGATGATCCACGACGACCCCGAGCGGCTGCTGATGCAGATGCAGACGTATGTCGCGGTGGCCGCCGCCGAGGCGGTCGGGGACCACGCCTTCGGCGAGGCGGTGCGGGAGTCCTGGCTGGGACTGTGGGACACCGTCCAGCTGGAACTGGGCGCCGACGTCGACGAGACCACGACTTTCCTCGCCTACGGGATGCTCATCAACACCCTGGTGTCGCTGGGTTTCCCCGCAGGCCACCGCGTCTGGGCGGGGTTCTACGAAAGTGCCAGGCCCGAGTGA
- a CDS encoding nuclear transport factor 2 family protein — protein sequence MALTYEDRTAVTDLISMHGHLVDSGRLDRLDELFTADVTYDVTDFGRQPLQGVAAIRDAALALGDGNPLGHHVTNVVLTELPDGGIRALSKGIGVTAAGGCGTVTYEDTLGRTPAGWRISHRKVVAHRTSLGGAGPRPSSGR from the coding sequence ATGGCACTGACCTACGAGGACCGGACGGCGGTCACCGACCTGATCTCGATGCACGGCCACCTGGTCGACAGCGGCCGGCTCGACCGGCTGGACGAACTCTTCACCGCGGATGTCACCTACGACGTCACCGACTTCGGCCGGCAGCCGCTGCAAGGTGTCGCCGCCATACGTGACGCGGCCCTCGCCCTGGGCGACGGCAATCCGCTCGGCCACCACGTCACCAACGTGGTCCTCACCGAACTGCCCGACGGCGGAATCCGCGCCCTGTCCAAAGGCATCGGCGTCACCGCCGCGGGCGGCTGCGGCACCGTCACGTACGAGGACACCCTCGGCCGGACGCCGGCCGGCTGGCGTATCAGCCACCGCAAGGTCGTGGCCCACCGCACTTCGCTGGGCGGCGCCGGCCCGCGTCCGTCCTCAGGCCGGTAG
- a CDS encoding YajQ family cyclic di-GMP-binding protein: protein MADSSFDIVSKVERQEVDNALNQAAKEISQRYDFKNVGASIAWSGEKILMEANSEERVKAILDVFETKLVKRGISLKALDAGEPQLSGKEYKIFASIEEGISQDNAKKVAKIIRDEGPKGVKAQVQGDELRVSSKSRDDLQAVQALLKGKDLDFALQFVNYR, encoded by the coding sequence ATGGCCGACTCCAGTTTCGACATCGTCTCGAAGGTCGAGCGGCAGGAGGTCGACAACGCCCTCAACCAGGCCGCGAAGGAGATCTCGCAGCGCTACGACTTCAAGAACGTCGGGGCGTCGATCGCGTGGTCGGGCGAGAAGATCCTGATGGAGGCGAACTCCGAGGAGCGCGTGAAGGCGATCCTCGACGTCTTCGAGACGAAGCTGGTCAAGCGCGGGATCTCGCTCAAGGCGCTGGACGCCGGCGAGCCGCAGCTGTCCGGCAAGGAGTACAAGATCTTCGCGTCGATCGAGGAAGGCATCTCGCAGGACAATGCCAAGAAGGTCGCGAAGATCATCCGTGATGAGGGGCCGAAGGGCGTGAAGGCCCAGGTCCAGGGGGACGAGCTGCGGGTCAGCTCGAAGAGCCGGGACGACCTCCAGGCGGTGCAGGCGCTACTCAAGGGCAAGGACCTGGACTTCGCGCTGCAGTTCGTCAACTACCGCTGA
- a CDS encoding amidohydrolase family protein, translated as MTDSPRGTAAETATLLLCGARLTDGRTVDVRLSGPRIEAVGTAGSLAAPGAAGRPGAGARIDLRGYLLLPAPAEPHAHLDLALTAAADGPPPGGIADIQRRATEAALLQLGHGATAVRSHVRVGDVHGLRALEAVLQARQALRGLVDVHTVAVPRLLTGTAGADGLDTLRDALKMGASAVGGCPDLDPDPSGHAEAVFTLAGEFGVPVDLHTAAGDPARLARLAAMAGGLRPGVTLGPCHGLGTLPPDAAMSAAERLAAAGISVVALPQGGCGGMETVRRGSAGLHTPVRLLRRAGVRVAAGSGALADLANPVGRGDPLEAAFLLASYGECDPLRSYDLISARARAVLGLPEVRVEAGFPAELLAVRGDTVEGVLALAYSRIVVHQGRVVSRTSAVREYCDTSADPALDLPRQAHREA; from the coding sequence ATGACCGACAGCCCGCGCGGCACCGCCGCCGAGACCGCCACCCTGCTGCTGTGCGGCGCCCGCCTCACCGACGGGCGGACCGTCGACGTCCGGCTGAGCGGCCCGCGGATCGAGGCCGTCGGCACCGCGGGCAGCCTCGCCGCACCGGGCGCCGCCGGCCGGCCGGGTGCCGGGGCCCGGATCGACCTGCGCGGCTATCTGCTGCTGCCCGCCCCCGCCGAGCCGCACGCCCACCTCGACCTCGCCCTGACCGCGGCCGCCGACGGCCCGCCCCCGGGCGGCATCGCCGACATCCAGCGCCGCGCCACCGAGGCCGCCCTGCTCCAGCTCGGCCACGGCGCCACGGCCGTACGCAGCCACGTACGCGTCGGCGACGTCCACGGGCTGCGCGCCCTCGAAGCGGTGCTCCAGGCCAGGCAGGCGCTGCGCGGGCTGGTCGACGTGCACACCGTCGCCGTACCGCGGCTGCTGACCGGGACCGCGGGCGCAGACGGGCTCGACACGCTGCGGGACGCGCTGAAGATGGGCGCGTCGGCGGTCGGCGGCTGCCCCGACCTCGACCCCGACCCCAGCGGGCACGCCGAGGCCGTCTTCACCCTCGCGGGGGAGTTCGGGGTACCGGTCGACCTGCACACCGCCGCCGGCGACCCGGCCCGCCTCGCCCGGCTCGCCGCGATGGCCGGCGGTCTGCGGCCCGGGGTCACCCTCGGCCCTTGCCACGGCCTCGGCACACTGCCCCCGGACGCGGCAATGTCCGCCGCCGAACGGCTCGCCGCCGCCGGGATCTCCGTCGTCGCCCTTCCGCAGGGCGGCTGCGGCGGCATGGAGACGGTCCGCCGCGGCTCCGCGGGCCTGCACACCCCCGTACGGCTGCTGCGCCGCGCCGGGGTCCGCGTCGCGGCAGGCAGCGGCGCGCTCGCCGACCTCGCCAACCCGGTCGGCCGCGGCGATCCCCTGGAGGCCGCCTTCCTCCTCGCCTCCTACGGCGAGTGCGACCCGCTGCGGTCCTACGACCTGATCAGCGCCAGGGCCCGCGCGGTCCTCGGCCTCCCCGAGGTCCGCGTCGAGGCCGGCTTCCCCGCCGAACTCCTCGCGGTCCGCGGCGACACCGTCGAGGGCGTGCTCGCCCTCGCCTACAGCCGCATCGTCGTCCACCAGGGCCGGGTCGTCTCCCGCACCAGCGCGGTCCGCGAATACTGCGACACCTCCGCCGACCCCGCCCTCGACCTCCCCCGCCAGGCGCACCGCGAGGCGTGA
- a CDS encoding UDP-N-acetylmuramate dehydrogenase, which yields MHLLAPYTTFRLGGPAARLVTARTDDEVVAAVREADARGEPVLLIGGGSNLVIADEGFDGTAVRIATRGVTLDGTALELAAGEPWSDAVAATVRAGLAGVECLAGIPGSAGATPIQNVGAYGQEVSSTITDVLAYDRRTGRTVTLPAEACAFSYRGSRFKEDPARYVVLRVRFALEDAGGLSAPLKYPETARALGVEAGERVPLEKASATVLGLRASKGMVLDAADHDTWSAGSFFTNPVLTAAEFAAFLDRVHDRLGPDTAPPAYPASEGPGSGSGERTKTSAAWLIDKAGFTKGYGTGPARISGKHTLALTNRGGATTEDLLALAREVRDGVREAFGVTLVNEPVMVGVEL from the coding sequence GTGCACCTTCTCGCCCCGTACACCACCTTCCGCCTCGGCGGACCCGCCGCCCGTCTGGTCACGGCACGCACCGACGACGAGGTGGTCGCCGCCGTCCGCGAGGCCGACGCGCGCGGCGAGCCCGTGCTGCTGATCGGCGGCGGCAGCAACCTCGTCATCGCCGACGAGGGCTTCGACGGCACCGCCGTACGCATCGCCACCCGGGGCGTCACCCTCGACGGCACCGCCCTGGAGCTGGCCGCGGGCGAGCCCTGGAGCGACGCCGTTGCGGCGACCGTGCGGGCGGGGCTGGCCGGTGTCGAGTGCCTGGCCGGCATCCCCGGCTCGGCCGGCGCCACCCCGATCCAGAACGTCGGCGCCTACGGCCAGGAAGTGTCCAGCACCATCACCGACGTCCTCGCCTACGACCGCAGGACCGGGCGGACGGTCACCCTCCCCGCCGAGGCCTGCGCCTTCTCCTACCGCGGCAGCCGCTTCAAGGAGGACCCGGCGCGCTATGTCGTGCTGCGCGTCCGCTTCGCCCTGGAGGACGCCGGCGGCCTGTCCGCGCCGCTGAAATACCCCGAGACGGCCCGCGCGCTGGGCGTGGAGGCCGGTGAGCGGGTGCCGCTGGAGAAGGCCAGCGCGACCGTGCTCGGGCTGCGGGCGAGCAAGGGCATGGTGCTGGACGCGGCCGACCACGACACCTGGTCGGCCGGCTCCTTCTTCACCAACCCCGTCCTCACGGCCGCGGAATTCGCCGCGTTCCTGGACCGGGTCCACGACCGCCTCGGCCCGGACACGGCCCCGCCGGCGTATCCGGCGTCCGAGGGCCCGGGCTCGGGCTCGGGCGAGCGTACGAAGACGTCCGCGGCCTGGCTGATCGACAAGGCAGGCTTCACCAAGGGCTACGGCACCGGCCCGGCCCGCATCTCCGGCAAGCACACGCTCGCGCTGACCAACCGCGGCGGCGCCACGACCGAGGACCTGCTGGCGCTGGCCCGCGAAGTACGCGACGGGGTGCGCGAGGCGTTCGGCGTGACGCTGGTGAACGAGCCGGTGATGGTCGGCGTGGAGCTGTAG
- a CDS encoding TetR/AcrR family transcriptional regulator, which produces MAHGGGSAPVPRRARRADAARNAELLLSAAKDLFGEHGPEVALDEVARRAGLGNATLYRHFPTRGDLLVAVYADEVAELCRGAAALTDRHPPGDALFAWLDDFVVHVATKRALALAVTEGPDERRTELFERWHGSMRSTAEVLLSGARAAGAVRDDLAVGDLLALVSGAAMTAADGEHARRLLGIMRHGFEPPARPSV; this is translated from the coding sequence ATGGCACATGGCGGCGGATCCGCACCCGTACCGCGGCGGGCGCGCAGGGCGGACGCCGCGCGCAACGCGGAGCTGCTGCTCTCGGCCGCGAAGGACCTCTTCGGGGAGCACGGCCCCGAGGTCGCGCTCGACGAGGTCGCCCGGCGGGCGGGGCTCGGCAACGCGACGCTCTACCGGCACTTCCCGACCCGCGGCGACCTGCTCGTGGCCGTCTACGCCGACGAGGTGGCCGAACTGTGCCGGGGTGCCGCCGCGCTGACCGACCGTCATCCGCCGGGTGACGCGCTCTTCGCCTGGCTGGACGACTTCGTCGTGCACGTCGCGACCAAGCGCGCGCTGGCGCTCGCGGTCACCGAAGGCCCGGACGAGCGGCGTACCGAACTGTTCGAGCGTTGGCACGGGTCCATGCGGTCGACCGCGGAGGTGCTGCTCTCGGGGGCGCGCGCCGCCGGGGCCGTACGGGACGACCTCGCGGTCGGCGATCTGCTCGCACTGGTCAGCGGCGCCGCCATGACCGCGGCCGACGGGGAACACGCGCGGCGGCTGCTGGGGATCATGCGGCACGGCTTCGAGCCGCCCGCCCGGCCGTCAGTGTGA
- a CDS encoding DUF4097 family beta strand repeat-containing protein, producing MDPATARPAGRPSRRAVVIGVPLLALAVVIGIVIAHDDHAGHGRPGFPPAPDRAYGATAGQVHADDVDTVVLDGVSGRIRVSADDDTHAVSGTFLGADGTGIRVRTKTATDAGRTTMTVLCADNAGADEPCAGDLTLRLPAHTGLRLRQTSGETDLTGIGGPLDVTTASDRLTAVGLHPANAHVRVTSGSADIGFSGAPGALAVQTTSASMTLRLPTDGAGYAVTTAATSANVDVQVPRDDSAAHHVSLQVLSGSLAVLPA from the coding sequence ATGGACCCCGCTACCGCACGACCTGCCGGACGGCCGTCGCGCCGCGCCGTCGTCATCGGCGTCCCGCTGCTCGCGCTCGCCGTCGTCATCGGGATCGTCATCGCCCACGACGACCACGCCGGCCACGGGCGCCCCGGCTTCCCGCCGGCGCCGGACCGCGCATACGGCGCCACCGCAGGCCAGGTCCACGCGGACGACGTCGACACCGTCGTACTGGACGGCGTCTCGGGCCGTATCCGCGTCAGCGCCGACGACGACACGCACGCGGTCAGCGGGACCTTCCTCGGCGCCGACGGCACCGGCATACGGGTGCGCACGAAGACCGCCACCGACGCGGGCCGGACCACGATGACCGTGCTGTGCGCCGACAACGCGGGCGCCGACGAGCCGTGCGCGGGTGACCTGACTCTGCGGCTGCCGGCCCACACCGGGCTGCGGCTGCGCCAGACCTCGGGGGAGACCGACCTGACCGGCATCGGCGGTCCGCTGGACGTCACGACCGCGTCCGACCGGCTCACCGCGGTCGGGCTGCACCCCGCGAACGCCCACGTCCGCGTGACCTCGGGCAGCGCCGACATCGGCTTCTCCGGCGCCCCCGGCGCGCTCGCGGTGCAGACGACCTCCGCGTCGATGACCCTGCGGCTGCCGACGGACGGCGCCGGCTACGCGGTCACCACGGCCGCCACCTCCGCCAATGTCGACGTCCAGGTGCCGCGGGACGACTCCGCAGCGCACCACGTCTCGCTCCAGGTGCTGTCCGGCTCGCTGGCCGTCCTACCGGCCTGA
- the rpmG gene encoding 50S ribosomal protein L33, giving the protein MAATDVRPKITLACVECKERNYITKKNRRNDPDRLEMKKHCPRCNAHTAHRETR; this is encoded by the coding sequence GTGGCCGCCACCGACGTCCGCCCGAAGATCACGCTGGCCTGCGTGGAGTGCAAGGAGCGGAACTACATCACCAAGAAGAACCGGCGTAACGACCCGGACCGTCTTGAGATGAAGAAGCACTGCCCGCGTTGCAACGCGCACACCGCGCACCGCGAGACGCGCTGA
- a CDS encoding peroxiredoxin — protein sequence MATLQVGDKAPDFTLPDQSGAPVTLSGFLGEKVVVLYFYPKDNTRGCTAEACSFRDSYESFTDAGAVVIGVSSDSVESHEKFAGRHELPFTLLSDTGKAVRKQYGAASLGGVVPGRITFVIDQEGVIRHAFSSMLNIGGHIDDALAVVKELQAAK from the coding sequence ATGGCCACCCTGCAAGTCGGCGACAAGGCACCGGACTTCACACTTCCCGACCAGTCCGGGGCGCCTGTCACGCTCAGCGGCTTCCTGGGCGAGAAGGTCGTGGTGCTCTACTTCTACCCCAAGGACAACACCCGCGGCTGCACCGCCGAGGCGTGCAGCTTCCGGGACAGCTACGAGAGCTTCACGGACGCCGGAGCCGTGGTGATCGGCGTCAGCTCGGACTCGGTGGAGTCGCACGAGAAATTCGCCGGGCGGCACGAACTGCCCTTCACCCTGCTGTCGGACACCGGCAAGGCTGTACGCAAGCAGTACGGCGCCGCCTCGCTGGGCGGTGTGGTGCCGGGCCGGATCACCTTCGTCATCGACCAGGAGGGCGTGATCCGGCACGCGTTCTCCTCGATGCTGAACATCGGCGGGCACATCGATGACGCGCTGGCGGTGGTGAAGGAGCTGCAGGCGGCGAAGTAG
- a CDS encoding NAD(P)H-binding protein encodes MRTVIAGGHGQIALRLERLLSARGDTAVGLIRNPAQADDLRQAGGEPLVLDLESATVDSVAAALAGADAAVFAAGAGAGSGADRKQTVDRDAAVLLADAAERAGVRRFLIVSSMGADAQSSYEEPGFAAYLRAKGAADDAIRARTSLDWTILRPGALTDDPGTGQVRLSADHTGRGSVPRDDVAAVLVALLDAPGTAGLTLELISGDTGIAAAVQQIT; translated from the coding sequence ATGCGCACCGTAATTGCCGGCGGCCACGGCCAGATCGCCCTGCGCCTGGAGCGCCTTCTCTCCGCCCGGGGCGATACCGCGGTCGGACTGATCAGGAATCCGGCCCAGGCCGACGACCTCCGCCAGGCCGGCGGCGAACCGCTCGTGCTGGACCTGGAGTCCGCGACGGTCGACTCCGTCGCGGCGGCGCTGGCCGGCGCGGACGCCGCCGTGTTCGCCGCGGGCGCCGGTGCGGGCAGCGGCGCGGACCGGAAGCAGACCGTCGACCGCGACGCGGCCGTACTCCTCGCTGACGCCGCCGAGCGGGCGGGCGTACGCCGTTTCCTGATCGTGTCGTCCATGGGCGCGGACGCCCAGTCGTCTTACGAGGAGCCGGGGTTCGCGGCGTATCTGCGGGCGAAGGGCGCGGCGGACGACGCGATCCGGGCGCGTACATCACTCGACTGGACGATTCTGCGGCCCGGCGCGCTGACGGACGACCCGGGGACCGGCCAGGTGCGGCTCTCCGCGGACCATACGGGCCGCGGCAGTGTGCCGCGGGACGACGTGGCCGCGGTATTGGTCGCGCTGCTGGACGCGCCGGGAACCGCGGGGCTGACGCTGGAACTCATCTCCGGGGACACCGGGATCGCCGCGGCGGTCCAGCAGATCACCTGA
- a CDS encoding MaoC family dehydratase encodes MAATVAYDEVEVGTELPARSFPVTRAALVQYAGASGDFNPIHWNEKFAREVGLPDVIAHGMFTMASAARVVTDWAGDPGAVVEYGVRFTRPVVVPNDDEGALIEVTAKVAVKLDDNRVRVDLVATSAGQKVLGMSRAVVQLA; translated from the coding sequence ATGGCGGCGACCGTGGCATACGACGAGGTCGAGGTCGGCACCGAGCTGCCCGCGCGGAGCTTCCCCGTCACAAGGGCGGCGCTGGTGCAGTACGCGGGTGCGTCCGGCGACTTCAACCCGATCCACTGGAACGAGAAGTTCGCCCGCGAGGTCGGGCTGCCCGATGTGATCGCGCACGGCATGTTCACGATGGCCTCCGCGGCACGGGTGGTGACCGACTGGGCCGGCGACCCGGGCGCGGTCGTCGAATACGGTGTGCGCTTCACCCGGCCGGTCGTCGTGCCGAACGACGACGAGGGCGCGCTCATCGAGGTGACCGCGAAGGTCGCCGTCAAGCTGGACGACAACCGGGTCCGCGTCGACCTGGTCGCGACCTCGGCCGGCCAGAAGGTGCTCGGCATGTCCCGCGCGGTGGTCCAGCTCGCCTGA
- a CDS encoding DHA2 family efflux MFS transporter permease subunit yields MDQPTAARRPATAAWALVITSVAGFMAALDNLVVTTALPSIRKDLGGALSDLEWTVNAYTLTFAVLLMFGASLGDRFGRRKLFMTGLSIFTGASAAAALAPGINELIAFRAVQGVGAAIMMPLTLTLLSAAVPAERRGTAFGIWGAVNGLAVASGPLIGGSLTEHISWQWIFWLNVPLGLLLLPLARFRLAESTAPGARIDGRGTVLISLGLFGIVFALVNATAHGWTSARVLGGLIGGAVLVAAFVRHGMTARNPMLPMRLFRGRRFTAINVSSALMFTGMFGSIFLLSQFLQTVLGYSPTEAGLRMLPWTGMPMIVAPIAGLLSDRIGGRPVVAAGLALQATGLGWFALILSPDVSYLAQLPALILSGAGMALFIAPATSLVMSSVIPAEQGIASGANNALREVGGALGIAVLGSIFAAQGGYASGAQFVDGLLPALWVGAGILAVGFAVALLLPKRSAAPGRPEGTPEVDDALPLQPVA; encoded by the coding sequence ATGGACCAGCCCACCGCAGCTCGCAGGCCCGCCACCGCGGCCTGGGCGCTTGTGATCACCAGCGTCGCCGGATTCATGGCGGCCCTGGACAACCTCGTCGTCACCACGGCACTGCCGTCCATCCGCAAGGATCTCGGCGGCGCGCTGTCCGACCTCGAATGGACGGTGAACGCCTACACGCTCACCTTCGCCGTACTCCTGATGTTCGGTGCCTCCCTCGGTGACCGCTTCGGCCGCCGCAAGCTCTTCATGACCGGCCTGTCGATCTTCACCGGAGCCTCCGCCGCCGCGGCCCTCGCGCCCGGCATCAACGAACTCATCGCCTTCCGGGCCGTCCAGGGCGTCGGCGCGGCCATCATGATGCCGCTCACCCTCACCCTGCTCAGCGCCGCCGTCCCCGCGGAACGCCGCGGCACCGCCTTCGGCATCTGGGGCGCGGTCAACGGCCTCGCCGTGGCCTCGGGTCCGCTCATCGGCGGCAGCCTCACCGAACACATCTCCTGGCAGTGGATCTTCTGGCTGAACGTCCCGCTCGGCCTGCTGCTGCTCCCGCTCGCCCGCTTCCGGCTGGCCGAGTCCACCGCGCCCGGCGCGCGGATCGACGGACGCGGCACCGTACTGATCAGCCTCGGGCTCTTCGGGATCGTCTTCGCCCTGGTCAACGCCACCGCCCACGGATGGACCAGCGCCCGGGTCCTCGGCGGGCTGATCGGCGGCGCCGTCCTCGTCGCGGCGTTCGTCCGGCACGGCATGACCGCCCGCAACCCGATGCTGCCCATGCGGCTCTTCCGCGGCCGCCGCTTCACGGCCATCAACGTCTCCAGCGCGCTGATGTTCACCGGGATGTTCGGGTCGATCTTCCTGCTCAGCCAGTTCCTGCAGACCGTGCTGGGCTACAGCCCGACCGAGGCGGGGCTGCGCATGCTGCCCTGGACCGGCATGCCGATGATCGTCGCGCCGATCGCCGGCCTCCTCTCCGACCGCATCGGCGGCCGGCCCGTCGTCGCCGCCGGGCTCGCGCTCCAGGCGACAGGCCTCGGCTGGTTCGCGCTGATCCTCTCGCCCGACGTGTCGTACCTGGCGCAACTGCCCGCGCTCATCCTCTCCGGGGCCGGCATGGCGCTCTTCATCGCACCCGCGACGAGCCTGGTCATGTCCAGCGTCATACCCGCGGAGCAGGGCATCGCCTCCGGGGCGAACAACGCGCTGCGGGAGGTCGGCGGAGCGCTCGGCATAGCCGTGCTCGGTTCGATCTTCGCCGCACAGGGCGGTTACGCCTCCGGAGCGCAGTTCGTGGACGGGCTGCTGCCGGCCCTGTGGGTGGGCGCCGGGATCCTGGCCGTCGGCTTCGCGGTGGCACTGCTCCTGCCGAAGCGGTCCGCAGCCCCCGGGCGGCCCGAGGGCACGCCGGAGGTGGACGACGCGCTGCCCCTCCAGCCGGTCGCCTGA
- a CDS encoding MaoC family dehydratase N-terminal domain-containing protein, giving the protein MALDQSFVGRTYPPTAAYEVGREKIREFAEAIGDPNPAFTDPEAAKALGHPDVIAPPTFAFAITYKAAGAVAADPELGLDYSRVVHGDQKFAYTRPVRAGDRLTVASTIEAVKSLAGNDIIDIRGEVHDESGEHVVTAWTKLVARAADPAQDGDA; this is encoded by the coding sequence ATGGCTCTGGACCAGTCCTTCGTCGGGCGGACGTACCCGCCCACCGCCGCCTACGAAGTGGGCCGGGAGAAGATCCGCGAGTTCGCCGAGGCGATCGGCGACCCGAATCCGGCGTTCACGGACCCGGAAGCCGCCAAAGCGCTCGGTCACCCCGATGTGATCGCGCCGCCGACCTTCGCCTTCGCGATCACGTACAAGGCGGCGGGTGCGGTCGCGGCCGACCCGGAACTCGGGCTCGACTACAGCCGGGTCGTGCACGGCGACCAGAAGTTCGCCTATACGCGCCCGGTGCGCGCCGGTGACCGGCTCACCGTCGCGTCCACCATCGAGGCGGTCAAATCCCTGGCGGGCAACGACATCATCGACATCCGTGGCGAGGTCCACGACGAGTCGGGCGAGCATGTCGTGACCGCGTGGACCAAGCTGGTCGCCCGCGCGGCCGACCCGGCGCAGGACGGAGACGCGTGA
- a CDS encoding MarR family transcriptional regulator, which translates to MDGDALSTKAAGAELPPGLAGYAAYLLRRAHVLATRLAPDFGATPDGAGSARDFQVLDAIGEPGAAYSQQDLGDRLGINRTTMVKLIDRFEAAGQVSRARNPDDRRSYVLALTERGRATVRAMAPAMSDADDKLTAGLTAAERHRLDALLAALLSRPAPGPAAPHRTGALISQAHHFVRHRIEAALAHSGLQARHFAALTVLADGSCSQQQLARQLAISEQAVLQVVDDLERADLVARDRDPQDRRRYALRITGPGRAALLTARGVVEAAEGRMSTTLGAEGRAELAALLAAVLRSDG; encoded by the coding sequence GTGGACGGTGACGCGCTCAGCACGAAGGCCGCGGGCGCGGAATTGCCCCCCGGCCTCGCCGGCTATGCCGCGTATCTGCTGCGCCGCGCCCATGTCCTCGCCACCCGCCTTGCGCCGGACTTCGGCGCGACCCCCGACGGCGCCGGCAGTGCCCGCGACTTCCAGGTGCTCGACGCGATAGGCGAGCCCGGCGCCGCGTATTCGCAGCAGGACCTCGGCGACCGGCTCGGCATCAACCGCACCACCATGGTCAAGCTGATCGACCGCTTCGAGGCCGCGGGACAGGTCAGCAGGGCGCGCAATCCCGACGACCGCCGCTCGTACGTACTGGCGCTCACCGAGCGGGGCAGGGCCACCGTCAGGGCGATGGCCCCGGCCATGTCCGACGCCGACGACAAGCTCACCGCGGGCCTGACCGCCGCGGAGCGCCACCGCCTCGACGCCCTGCTGGCCGCGCTGCTGTCCCGCCCCGCGCCCGGCCCCGCCGCCCCCCACCGCACCGGCGCGCTGATCAGCCAGGCGCACCACTTCGTACGCCACCGTATCGAGGCGGCGCTTGCCCACAGCGGCCTGCAAGCCAGGCACTTCGCCGCGCTGACCGTCCTGGCCGACGGGTCGTGCTCGCAGCAGCAGCTCGCGCGGCAGCTGGCCATCAGCGAGCAGGCGGTGCTCCAGGTGGTGGACGACCTGGAGCGGGCCGACCTGGTCGCGCGCGACCGCGACCCTCAGGACCGCCGCCGCTATGCCCTGCGGATCACCGGACCCGGTCGGGCGGCGCTGCTGACCGCACGCGGGGTCGTCGAGGCCGCGGAGGGCCGGATGAGTACGACGCTGGGCGCCGAGGGCCGGGCGGAGCTGGCGGCGCTGCTGGCCGCGGTGCTGCGCTCCGACGGCTGA